GGCGCCGAGCACATTCCCCATCAGTCGATCGCAGTCTCCTGATCGCTACCGGGCGTCGACAACCATCCGAGGCTCGGTCAGTCGCAGCAATTACGACACGCTGATTCAGCGGGCCGGCCGGCTGCCCGGGGTTCGCCTGCAGGGCATGACCTCCCTGGCTTCAGTGCAGGGTCAGACAGAGCTGGAGGAGCGCTTGCTGAAGCGGTCCTTGGAGCGTGGTCAGTCGCAGGCGGCGAGCACGGCTTCAGCCCTGGGGCTGTCCAAGGTGAAGCTGTTGCGCATTGATCAGCGCAGCCAGCCCGCGACCCGTGGGCTGGCGATGGCGGCAACGGCCGCTCCCCGCTTTAGGCCCGGGGAGGCTCCGCTCCCCACCGGGAGTCTGAGCCTCACCCTGGACTACTGCCTGTCTTAAGCCGCGAAGCACAACCCGATGATCACTTCAAACTGAGGTCGTTGCTGCTCGCTGGCTGTGCGTGATCGCCTGCTCTGGCTGTTCAGTCTTCTCTTTGTTCTCTGGCTGGTCTGGGTGGAGACCGGCTTTCAGTACTACGAACGGGCGCTCGGTTCGGAGCTGCTTGTCCGGCCAGCGGGTCTGGCGCTGATTGCAGGGAGCTTTCTGGTGCCCTACGGGCTTGTGCAGGTTCCCGTGGGGCGACTGATCGATCGCGGGCGGGTTGAGCTCTGGCTGCTTCTTGCTGCGTTGGTCGCTGCGAGCTGCAGCGTGGTGTTTGCTCGCAGTGAAACCCTGATGGGGTTGTTGCTCTCCCGCATCGGCACTGGCATGGCCTGTGCCGTTGCATTCCCGGCATCGGCGGTCCTGGCGCGACGCACCCTGCCGACCCATCGCTTTGCGTTGGCGATGGGATGTACCGATGCTCTGGTGGGTTTGGGGGCTGCGCTCGCTGCGGTGGTTCCCCTGCTTCTGGGTCGCTCAGCCTGGCGGGGTTTGGTGCTGCTGCAGGGCCTTTCGCTGCTGCTGGTGGTGGCCTTGCCCGTGTTGCTCTTGAGCGTGTCGAGGCATGCGCGGGTCAGGGCGGATCGGCTGCCGATCGTCGCTTCTCCGGTGGACGTGCCGCGTTGGAGCCGGGGGGGAGTGCTGCGACTGATTCAGTGCTGCCTGCTGTATGCCTGGGGGCTGGGATTTGTGTTCGGGATGGCCCAGTACGGCCTTCTCTCCACCCTGAAGGGATGGCCCAGCCCCTTGATGGAAGGACTCACCCTCACCATGTCGATCGGTTTGATGGTGGGCATGGTCGGCAGTGGGGCGCTTGGTGGTCGGCCCCAGCGACGGGGCCGTGTGCTGCTGCTGGGGACCCTCATCACGCTGTTGTCCCTGCTTCTCCTGCTGACATCCTGGATTCCCCAACCTCTGCTGCAATTGCCTGCGCTCACATTCGGCATCGGCATGGGTTCGGCAGTCTTGGCCTTTCCGATTGCGGAGGCCTCGGCCCCTCTCGGGCAGACGGCGATGACCGTTTCGATCGTCAATACCTGCGGAACCCTGATGGGCGGAGTGATGAGCGTGGTGTCAGGCTTGATCCTGCAGGCTTCGCCAAGCGGTGATCTGTCGCTGGTGCTGGTGATCTACGGCGCGTTAGCCCTGTTCGGGGTGGTGATGGCGGGGTGGATCAGCTTGAACCCGGAGCTTGTTGACGCTGCTGCCATTCCTTCCAGGCCAGACGCGGTGCAGTCCAGAGAGTGATCAACACCAAAGGCGTGACCGGAACGGCTGAAATCACAATGAAGGCCTGCAGAGCATTAATCGACGTGCTGTCTCCCAGGCTGGTGCCGATGCGCAGCAGTACCAGGGTGAGGCTGCCAATCATCAGAGCCCAGAACAGGCGCAGAAGTGCGGGTGGCTTTCGCTGGGCACTCACCACCATGGCGGCGGCGTAGCTCATCGAGTCGGCGCTGGTGGCCATGAACAGCACCACCAGAATCAAGCCAACAGGAATCAGCAGCCAGGGGAGTGGGAGCTGGCCAAGGATGGCGAGCAGAGCGCCCGCTTCGCCACTGGCAGCAAGAGGTCCACTGATGGCTCCTGGATTGCTCAGCTCCAGTTGCATGCCCGTGCCCCCCAGCAGGGTGAACCAAAGATTGGTCACGATTGGGCAGAGGATTGCCACGGCCAGCACCAGTTCGCGCAGGGTTCGGCCCCGGCTAACCCCTGCGGTGAACAGCCCCATCAAGGGGGCGTATCCCAGAAACCAGCCCCAGTAGAACACCGTCCAGGCATTGACCCAGTTGTCGGGTCCACGGTTGGGAGCCAGAGCCATCGGCACCAAGTTGCTCACGTAGAGCGTGAAGGAACTGGCGAAGTGTTGAATCAGCCAAAGCCTTGGCCCCAGCAGAAGCAAGGCCGCGGCGAGGCCGAGCGTGAGCCAAACGTTCACTTCCGACAGCCACTTGATGCCCCGTTGAATCCCACTCACCGTGGAGGTGGCGAACACGGCGGTGAGCAGGACCACCACCAGCGACTGCAGGCCCGCGCTATCGCTGAGGCCTGGGAGCATGCCCGCGGCATTGCTGAGCTGCAGTGATAAGAAGCCGAGCGGCCCCACCGTGCCGGCAATGGCTGCCACCACAGACAGTCCGTCGGCGAGGTCTCCAAGCGGACCTTCGACCCATCGATGGGGAAGCAGTCCCACCAGAAGGGTGCGAGGCCGCAGCGGTTCACCGCGTTGTTCCTGGATTGAGAGGGTGATCGTGACCGTGGTGGCCACCAGTGCCCATGCCAGAAATCCCCAGTGCAGGAAGCTCACGGCTAAAGAGGGATCGACGGCTGCGGCTGTGGAGCCTTCAACGTTGCTGAAGTAAGGCGCCGGAGTGCGGAAGTGGAACAGCGGTTCAGCCGCTGACCAGAACACCCCGCCACCGGCCAGCAGCGTGCAGATCAGCACGGCGCACCAGTCAAAGAATTTCAGGCTTGGTTTGGCGTCGACGCCTCCCAAACGCAGGCGGCCCACTGGACTGATCGCCATCACCACGGCGATCACGAACAGCAACAGCACCATCCACTGCCACAAGCCGCCCAGGGATCCACTGACAATGGCCTTACCGGAGCTGGTGAATTGCTGGGCCAGTGCGAGGTCAACGGCCGCCAGCACCAGAAAGGCCAGCAGCGGGCCAGCACCGATCCAGAGGGGCGGGCGACGCCACCAGGGCCCTGCTGAAACAGGTCCGTCGCCGAGGTTGGTTTGATCGCTCACGAAAACGCTTTAACGAAGAATTGACAGGTCGCGCTTCAGGCGCGCACGGCCTCGCGCTGGTGACTCCAGCAGGAGAGATCCACGGCCGGTGATTCTCCACAGGCCAATCGGGCGAGGGAATCGCCGACGAGCGGAGCAAATTTGAACGCCTGGCCTGAGCCCCCGGCAAACAGGCTGAGCTTTGGCGTGAGGCGATCAAGAACGAAGTTCACATCGCTCGTCATGGAGTACGGGCTCATCACCGTCTCCACCCGTTGCTGCACTCCGTCGAGTTCGTTGAACAGGAAGGTGTCGAGAAGTTCGACCAGTCGAGCCGGGGCTTCACTGCACATGGCATTCGGTTCAGCAACCCGCAGCTCCTTGGGAGCCCAGTCGATACCGGCCTTGATGCGCGGCCGTCCTTCCGCCGTGTGGCTGAGTACAGGGAATCCGTAGTACAGGCCGCCATCGTCGCCGCGTTCCCGTTGGAAGCAGAACCATTGCGGATAGCGATCCGCCAGGGAGGGGGCAACGGTGTAATGCGCCCACAACATGGGCCAGATCTCGAGCTTTGGAGACAGACCCAGAGGGGCCAGCAACAGATCGCTCCAGATGCCGCAAGCCACCACCACCTGATCGGCGGCGATGTGATGACCGTCGACCAATGTGACGCCGCCGCCGTCGGCATCAACACCCTTCACTGGAGTGTCTTCCAGAAGGCGATGACCCGCCTGTTCCGCTGTGCGCCGCCAGTGGGCGATCACCTTGTCGCTGCGTACCGCTCCGGCGGTGGGTTCGAATAAACCTGTGAAGTCGGGCTTGGGTTTGAGCGGAAAGCGTTCGGCGATCTCCTTTGCGCTCAGAGCCTCGTAAGGAATGTTCTGTTCATCCATCACCCGCCGGGCGCCAGGGATGGACCCTTCGATGGTTTCTTCGTCCCAGCTTTCGCCGTAGAACAGCAATCCGTGGGTTTCCCGCAGGGGCTCTCCGGCGTGCTTCTCTTCCTCTCGCCAGAGCCGATTGGCTTCCTGGGCCAGGCGGCAGAGCACCGGGTCGGAATACATTTCCCGGAACATGCGGGTTTCGCCGAAGCTGCTGGCCCGTGCATGGGCCAGGGTCTTCGCTTCCAGTAGCACCACATCACGCACTCCTCGCCGAGCCAGAGCGGCTGCACAGCTCAGACCGGCCATACCGCCACCGACGATCACGACCTCGGCTTGGACAGGCATTGGTGGTTGGCTCATGCCGCGTCTCCGAAACTCAGGCCGATCGGATCATGTTCCGGTTCTGCAGCCACTTCCACCAGGGCAGCCCCCACCGACAAGCCCTGATCACGCTGATTGAGATAGTTGGCGGCGCGTTGGCGCACTTCCTGGCGAACGAAGGCATAGACATCGTTCGCACCTGCTCCTTCCCAGGCGTCCGGTGAAAAGCGTTCGATCGAATCGGCAATCACGGCGCCGGCATTGACCAGCGGGTCGGGAAGCACCCGAATGCTGCGACGGCGCAGCTCGTCCGCGATCTGGGGTTGCTGGAAGGGGGCATTCGCTGCCGGTACCACCGCAGCAACCTTCAGGGCAGAGGCCATGTCTGCGTTAATCAGCCCGGAGATGGAGCATGGGATCAGCAAATCCACCTTGATCTCCCACCACGGGCAGTTGCTTGGCAGGGGTGTGGCTCCAGGGAAACTCGCGCGCGATCGGTCGAGATCGGCGGTGAACACGGTCCAACCGTGTTGGACCAGCACGCGGGCGACTGTGCCCCCCACGGCGCCGCAGCCATGGACAAGAGCGCGGCCAGGGGTGGCCTGACTGAGCTCAGCGTCCAACACGGCTTCAACGGCGCCCAAGGTTCCGTGGGCTGTGGCGGCACTGGCGTCCACCGGACTTCCCACAGCAGCCAGCACATGGGGGGTGAGCGCCGTCAGGCGCTCCATGTCTTCCAGGCTGGTGTTCAGATCACAGCCAGTGATCATGGCGCCATCGAGAGATTCGAGTAGGCCGGCGGTGACGTGGATCAGTTCGTCCTTGACAGCCGCCGGTTCAGCGGCGCGCGCCACGATCTTGCCTCCGGCGAACCCCGTTCCGTAGAGGTCATGCTTGTGCGTCATCAGTCCAGCCAGACGTTCTCCGTCGGCGATGCACGCCTCGTCGCTTGGATAGTTGAGTAAACGCAGTCCGCCATTGGCGGGGCGAGCGGCGTCGGTGTTCTCAGCGACAACAAACACGGACAGATGATCGGACACGTGCTCAGCAAGCACCGACACGGTCGGCTTGGTTCGGGTGGTGGTTGTCATCAGGCCACTTTCTCCATCATCTGGTGGTGTTCGACGTAATCAAGGCTCCACTCGCTCGGCGCATCGGCGATGCGTTGCTGGAGGCGCTCATAGACCAGGTCAGCAGCTTTGTCGCCCGCAGCACTGGCGAAGCTGTGTCGACTCCAGCTGCGGATCGTGGCCATCAGGCCCGCCGCGAAGGTGGCTGTGTCGCCATCCTCGTTCCAGCGCCTGCGGTAAGGGCACTTCACGTACACCGTGCGTTCATCCACCAGACGCAGACCGTTGCTGTACGGCGCTGATGATTCATCTTTCAGCGGCGCCATGAATTCGTCAGGAGATTTGTAGAAGTTGAGCACCGTGCCATTGCGGTACTGCTCTTCACTGATCACTCCTTCGTCGGCCAATCCACGCCAAATCTGATGCAATTGGTCGTGCACATTGCGTGTCTCGCCGCCGTTGTGTCCGAGATAGCGGCCTTCGTTGTCCCGTGACAGGTTCACGGTCAACAGACGACCACCCACGATCAGCTCACGGCTGCGCAGTTCGAGCACGTAGGTCCAGTCCTTAAGAGCCTGGGCGGTGAAGCGCTGCAGAGCATCGGCGTCGCCCGAGGCCAGCACATGCGTATGGGTATTGAGGGGGCCGGGCGACTGGCTCAGCCAATGCATGGCTGTCGCAGAAAAGCCGAAGCTGATGGTGTTGGGGCCAACAGAGGGCTCGTAAAAACTGCGGGCACTCACCAGAACGGTGGGCTTGGGCTCCCTGGGAATCTGCAGAGCCAGGTTTTCGGCCAGGGCCACGTTGTCGTTGCTTGGCAGGTCGTTGCCGATCAGCGTGAGGTGAGCCTGCGGTTGATTGCCGTGCAGGCGATCGAGGATCTGGTTCCAGAGCCCTACGGCGGTACCTCCATCGGCTGCTCCGTAATCGATCAGCACGTGGCTGTCAGATAAAGGAAGTTGATCTACACAAGTCAGGGCCCAGTCCGAGGCGGCTTCGATGCAGAGGAGAGCGCCTTCGGTCTGCGCGCTGTAACCCGTGGTCATGGCAATGGCCATAGACCTCGTCAGCGACAGCGTTCACGGTACAGGAGTCATCTGTCAGGACTTCGTGACATAGGTCACCACGGTAGCCTCAGGCCTTGAAGAGGAGTTGCCGGAGCTGGGGTTCCAGCAGGGCGAAGGCCCGGCCCCGGTGGCCTTGCGCTTTCTTCTCGGGTGTGGACATTTCGGCGAAGGTGCGTGCGGTGTCATCCACCTCGAAGATCGGGTCATACCCGAAGCCCCCCTCGCCTCTGGGGCTTCGGGTGATCTGTCCTTCGCAGCGTCCCTGCACCTCCAGCAGCACGCCATCGCCAGGTGCCGCCAGACATAAGGCGGCACAAAAATGCGCGCTTCGGTTGTCCTGATCTTTTAGAGCCTCGAGCAGTCGGCTGATGCGTTCCGGGTCGGTTGGGGCATAGCGGGCGGAATGCACCCCAGGGGCTCCGTTGAGAGCGTCAACGCTCAAGCCAGAGTCGTCCGCGAGGGCCCAGGACTCGGTGGCGTTGGCGACGGCTAAGGCTTTCAAGCGGGCATTGGCCGCGAATGTCTGCCCCGTTTCCTCCACCTCCAGCCCCTCCGGTTGGGCGGTGATTCGAAGCGGAAGACTGCTCAGAAGGTGTTCGAACTCTCGGATCTTGCCGCGATTGCCACTGGCGATCACCAACGTTCGCGGGGACGGACTCATGCTGCCTCCGCGAAGCTGCGGGCCCAGGCGAGCACTTCGGCTACACGCCCAGCGTCTGGCGCCTCGCAGTAGAGGCGCAACAGCGGTTCGGTTCCAGAGAAACGGAGCATTAGCCAATGGCTTGGGCCGAGTCGCAGTTTCACCCCATCGGTGGTGATCACCTCCTGAACGGCAACACCAGCCACCGTCTGCGGTGGCTGGTCCCCAAGCAGTGCCTCGAGGCGGCGGCGCGAGGCCATATCGGGCAGGCGCAGGTCGAGGCGGTCGTAATGGCCGGCACCTCCGCAACGATCCCGCAATGCCTCGAGGCGTTTCCCCAGAGGCTTGCCGCCCTCCACAAGAGCCTCAAGAACCAACATCGCTGCGAACAGGGCGTCCCGTTCCGGTAGGTGCATGCCGAAGCCGACGCCGCCG
The sequence above is a segment of the Synechococcus sp. PROS-7-1 genome. Coding sequences within it:
- a CDS encoding SIMPL domain-containing protein (The SIMPL domain is named for its presence in mouse protein SIMPL (signalling molecule that associates with mouse pelle-like kinase). Bacterial member BP26, from Brucella, was shown to assemble into a channel-like structure, while YggE from E. coli has been associated with resistance to oxidative stress.), whose product is MSSPSAMRIGTSAVRLLAVPMAVLGFPAGLLPARAQVQGPRCNGTVLQLTVQERGDTRTDRFRFTLRLEAEASNSAAALEQLNGRLARVRTELTPLVQGDLEVPAPSTFPISRSQSPDRYRASTTIRGSVSRSNYDTLIQRAGRLPGVRLQGMTSLASVQGQTELEERLLKRSLERGQSQAASTASALGLSKVKLLRIDQRSQPATRGLAMAATAAPRFRPGEAPLPTGSLSLTLDYCLS
- a CDS encoding MFS transporter; translated protein: MRDRLLWLFSLLFVLWLVWVETGFQYYERALGSELLVRPAGLALIAGSFLVPYGLVQVPVGRLIDRGRVELWLLLAALVAASCSVVFARSETLMGLLLSRIGTGMACAVAFPASAVLARRTLPTHRFALAMGCTDALVGLGAALAAVVPLLLGRSAWRGLVLLQGLSLLLVVALPVLLLSVSRHARVRADRLPIVASPVDVPRWSRGGVLRLIQCCLLYAWGLGFVFGMAQYGLLSTLKGWPSPLMEGLTLTMSIGLMVGMVGSGALGGRPQRRGRVLLLGTLITLLSLLLLLTSWIPQPLLQLPALTFGIGMGSAVLAFPIAEASAPLGQTAMTVSIVNTCGTLMGGVMSVVSGLILQASPSGDLSLVLVIYGALALFGVVMAGWISLNPELVDAAAIPSRPDAVQSRE
- a CDS encoding BCCT family transporter, yielding MSDQTNLGDGPVSAGPWWRRPPLWIGAGPLLAFLVLAAVDLALAQQFTSSGKAIVSGSLGGLWQWMVLLLFVIAVVMAISPVGRLRLGGVDAKPSLKFFDWCAVLICTLLAGGGVFWSAAEPLFHFRTPAPYFSNVEGSTAAAVDPSLAVSFLHWGFLAWALVATTVTITLSIQEQRGEPLRPRTLLVGLLPHRWVEGPLGDLADGLSVVAAIAGTVGPLGFLSLQLSNAAGMLPGLSDSAGLQSLVVVLLTAVFATSTVSGIQRGIKWLSEVNVWLTLGLAAALLLLGPRLWLIQHFASSFTLYVSNLVPMALAPNRGPDNWVNAWTVFYWGWFLGYAPLMGLFTAGVSRGRTLRELVLAVAILCPIVTNLWFTLLGGTGMQLELSNPGAISGPLAASGEAGALLAILGQLPLPWLLIPVGLILVVLFMATSADSMSYAAAMVVSAQRKPPALLRLFWALMIGSLTLVLLRIGTSLGDSTSINALQAFIVISAVPVTPLVLITLWTAPRLAWKEWQQRQQAPGSS
- a CDS encoding FAD-dependent oxidoreductase: MPVQAEVVIVGGGMAGLSCAAALARRGVRDVVLLEAKTLAHARASSFGETRMFREMYSDPVLCRLAQEANRLWREEEKHAGEPLRETHGLLFYGESWDEETIEGSIPGARRVMDEQNIPYEALSAKEIAERFPLKPKPDFTGLFEPTAGAVRSDKVIAHWRRTAEQAGHRLLEDTPVKGVDADGGGVTLVDGHHIAADQVVVACGIWSDLLLAPLGLSPKLEIWPMLWAHYTVAPSLADRYPQWFCFQRERGDDGGLYYGFPVLSHTAEGRPRIKAGIDWAPKELRVAEPNAMCSEAPARLVELLDTFLFNELDGVQQRVETVMSPYSMTSDVNFVLDRLTPKLSLFAGGSGQAFKFAPLVGDSLARLACGESPAVDLSCWSHQREAVRA
- a CDS encoding Glu/Leu/Phe/Val dehydrogenase dimerization domain-containing protein produces the protein MTTTTRTKPTVSVLAEHVSDHLSVFVVAENTDAARPANGGLRLLNYPSDEACIADGERLAGLMTHKHDLYGTGFAGGKIVARAAEPAAVKDELIHVTAGLLESLDGAMITGCDLNTSLEDMERLTALTPHVLAAVGSPVDASAATAHGTLGAVEAVLDAELSQATPGRALVHGCGAVGGTVARVLVQHGWTVFTADLDRSRASFPGATPLPSNCPWWEIKVDLLIPCSISGLINADMASALKVAAVVPAANAPFQQPQIADELRRRSIRVLPDPLVNAGAVIADSIERFSPDAWEGAGANDVYAFVRQEVRQRAANYLNQRDQGLSVGAALVEVAAEPEHDPIGLSFGDAA
- a CDS encoding SAM-dependent methyltransferase, yielding MAIAMTTGYSAQTEGALLCIEAASDWALTCVDQLPLSDSHVLIDYGAADGGTAVGLWNQILDRLHGNQPQAHLTLIGNDLPSNDNVALAENLALQIPREPKPTVLVSARSFYEPSVGPNTISFGFSATAMHWLSQSPGPLNTHTHVLASGDADALQRFTAQALKDWTYVLELRSRELIVGGRLLTVNLSRDNEGRYLGHNGGETRNVHDQLHQIWRGLADEGVISEEQYRNGTVLNFYKSPDEFMAPLKDESSAPYSNGLRLVDERTVYVKCPYRRRWNEDGDTATFAAGLMATIRSWSRHSFASAAGDKAADLVYERLQQRIADAPSEWSLDYVEHHQMMEKVA
- the rdgB gene encoding RdgB/HAM1 family non-canonical purine NTP pyrophosphatase; this encodes MSPSPRTLVIASGNRGKIREFEHLLSSLPLRITAQPEGLEVEETGQTFAANARLKALAVANATESWALADDSGLSVDALNGAPGVHSARYAPTDPERISRLLEALKDQDNRSAHFCAALCLAAPGDGVLLEVQGRCEGQITRSPRGEGGFGYDPIFEVDDTARTFAEMSTPEKKAQGHRGRAFALLEPQLRQLLFKA